The following coding sequences lie in one Aspergillus puulaauensis MK2 DNA, chromosome 3, nearly complete sequence genomic window:
- a CDS encoding uncharacterized protein (SECRETED:SignalP(1-17)): MHTSTLIYLSLALTSNAFPLARQSSSATAQPSTYQRRSAEYDVVNVGGDPDAPQSVETVIQTVTAPGAPPQTVTVPVLQTPTYSPSSSVPWGSSSSAYPTSAPSLFARGLESTYPASSSSSFLYARNWESTSSPASSSAYPTPTPSSNLYARNWESTSSPASSSAYPTSTPSGTLYARALESSSYPASSSSSFLYARNWESTSSPASSSVSATATPVPAYIARGLESTYPASSSSASLFARAWETPSTYPASSSSAYATATAAPSGFKFARALESTSTYPASSSSVSPVASETAVPSGFTAMDRLARALGTSMNIHRRAHDGDAALAYAQLGA, from the coding sequence ATGCATACCTCAACTCTCATCTACTTGTCTCTCGCTCTCACATCCAACGCCTTTCCTTTGGCTCGTCAGTCTTCATCTGCCACAGCCCAACCCTCTACATACCAGCGTCGAAGCGCAGAGTACGATGTTGTGAATGTTGGAGGTGATCCGGACGCTCCCCAGTCTGTCGAAACGGTCATCCAAACCGTGACTGCCCCAGGCGCTCCTCCGCAGACTGTGACTGTGCCTGTGCTTCAAACTCCCACTTACTCGCCTTCCTCATCGGTACCATGGGGCAGCAGCTCTTCTGCGTACCCAACATCGGCACCTAGCTTGTTTGCGCGCGGCTTGGAGAGCACATACCCCGCCAGCAGCTCTTCTAGCTTCCTATATGCCCGCAACTGGGAAAGCACttcatccccggccagctcTTCTGCGTACCCCACACCAACGCCCTCTAGCAACCTATATGCGCGCAACTGGGAGAGCACttcatccccggccagctcCTCTGCGTACCCTACATCGACCCCTTCTGGTACACTATATGCGCGCGCTTTGGAGAGTAGCTCGTACCCAGCCAGCAGCTCTTCTAGCTTCTTATATGCCCGCAACTGGGAGAGCACttcatccccggccagctcTTCTGTCTCCGCAACTGCTACCCCCGTCCCTGCCTACATTGCGCGCGGCTTGGAGAGCACATACCCTGCTAGCAGCTCTTCTGCCTCCTTGTTTGCCCGTGCTTGGGAAACCCCCAGCACATACCCCGCCAGCAGCTCTTCCGCCTACGCAACTGCGACTGCCGCCCCTTCTGGCTTTAAGTTTGCACGCGCCTTGGAGAGCACCAGCACATACCCCGCCAGCAGCTCTTCAGTCTCCCCAGTTGCCAGTGAAACGGCAGTCCCTTCCGGATTCACAGCCATGGACAGACTTGCACGTGCTCTGGGAACGTCCATGAACATCCACCGACGGGCCCATGATGGGGATGCTGCCTTGGCCTACGCTCAACTTGGTGCTTAA
- the VPS35 gene encoding vacuolar protein sorting-associated protein 35 (BUSCO:EOG09260T28;~COG:U;~EggNog:ENOG410PGCB;~InterPro:IPR005378,IPR042491,IPR016024;~PFAM:PF03635;~go_component: GO:0030906 - retromer, cargo-selective complex [Evidence IEA];~go_process: GO:0015031 - protein transport [Evidence IEA];~go_process: GO:0042147 - retrograde transport, endosome to Golgi [Evidence IEA]), with product MATSVAPSEDQSRLLEEALGVVRQQSGMMRKCLEAPGKLMDALKCGSTLVSELRTPSLGPKQYYELYMAVFDALRHLSVYLKENHPVNHLADLYELVQYAGNIIPRLYLMITVGTVYMSVEDAPVKEIMKDMMEMSRGVQHPIRGLFLRYYLSGQARDYLPSGTGDGPEGNLQDSINFVLTNFVEMNKLWVRLQHQGPSREREKRMQERRELELLVGSNVVRLSQLVDLETYKSGILQALLEQVVQCRDVLAQEYLLEVITKVFPDEFHLHTLDFLLSAIARLNPHVDLKKIIIGLMDRLSSYAAREGETSTDPDTKKQKEEDAVTKLLENLKVSEETKEKPKEDAPAAATQENGVEQTQNETEEGAQSTEEPATNGGDDHKKPSEPQDVKLYDIFYEQVVSIIKSRGLPIQDTMALLVSLVNLALNTYPEQLEYVDQVLHFAAKETAEYVDHADLHAAPTQQNILHLLNAPLRSYVSIFTALALPHYLPLLSSQPYPTRRSVAGEISRSLLRNHTLITTTENLDRVLQALKVLIKEGVQQGGGYPGSQRRGESDETIEEQGWLARIVHLLQAPDNDTQLKLLQATRKSYLDGNERIRYTFPAIISSSIRLARKLKSREHYDDNWQSQSSTLYRFMHQCVNNLYQRVNPGCADLALRLFVMCGEVADQTGFEEFSYEFFAQAFTIYEDSISDSRAQFQAVCIIAGALHGSRGFSRENYDTLITKAALHGSKLLKKPDQCRAVYLASHLWWVIENPQRGEEDPKDLYRDGKRVLECLQRALRVADACMDTAVSVELFVEILNRYVYYFDQQNESVTIKYLNGLIELIHSNLQTDQDDPNPALENPKKHFYRTLDYIRTRDFEGVVTEARS from the exons ATGGCCACCTCGGTAGCGCCTTCCGAAGACCAGAGCCGTCTCCTGGAGGAGGCACTGGGGGTGGTGCGCCAGCAATCGGGCATGATGCGGAAATGCCTGGAGGCCCCGGGGAAACTCATGGATGCGCTCAAATGCGG GTCGACATTGGTCTCTGAGCTTCGAACGCCCAGTTTAGGCCCCAAGCAGTACTACGAACTGTACATGGCCGTCTTCGATGCTTTGCGCCACCTCTCCGTCTACCTGAAAGAGAACCACCCGGTCAACCATCTCGCCGATCTGTACGAATTGGTTCAATATGCTGGAAACATTATCCCCCGACTCTACCTCATGATCACGGTGGGCACGGTGTATATGTCCGTGGAGGATGCACCAGTTAAGGAGATCATGAAGGATATGATGGAAATGAGTCGAGGTGTACAACATCCGATCCGTGGGCTTTTTCTGCGGTACTACCTCTCCGGTCAGGCGAGGGACTACCTACCGTCGGGAACCGGGGACGGCCCTGAGGGAAACCTACAGGATTCGATCAACTTTGTCCTGACCAATTTCGTGGAAATGAATAAGCTATGGGTTAGGCTTCAACACCAGGGACCTTCGCGGGAGCGCGAGAAGAGGATGCAAGAGCGCcgagagctggagctgctggttGGTAGCAACGTTGTTCGCCTTAGCCAGCTGGTGGACCTGGAAACCTACAAGTCGGGAATTCTGCAGGCGCTCTTGGAGCAGGTTGTTCAATGTCGGGATGTTTTGGCGCAGGAATATCTACTTGAAG TTATTACGAAAGTGTTCCCGGATGAGTTCCATCTTCATACGCTCGATTTTTTGCTTTCAGCCATTGCGCGCCTGAACCCCCATGTCGATTTAAAGAAGATCATTATAGGACTTATGGATCGCTTATCGTCATATGCAGCCCGTGAGGGTGAGACGTCTACCGACCCGGATAcaaagaagcaaaaagaagaggatgccgTTACAAAGCTCCTTGAGAACCTCAAGGTGTCCGAAGAAACCAAGGAAAAACCGAAGGAGGAtgctccagcagcagctacTCAGGAGAACGGCGTTGAGCAGACACAGAATGAGACAGAAGAGGGTGCCCAATCGACCGAAGAACCAGCAACCAACGGGGGCGACGACCACAAGAAGCCTAGTGAGCCTCAAGATGTTAAGCTGTATGACATCTTCTATGAACAGGTGGTCAGCATTATCAAGTCACGCGGCCTTCCCATTCAAGATACTATGGCGCTACTCGTTTCACTCGTCAACCTTGCACTCAACACGTACCCTGAGCAGCTGGAATATGTCGATCAAGTTCTTCACTTTGCTGCTAAAGAAACGGCCGAATATGTTGACCACGCAGATCTACACGCCGCACCGACTCAACAAAATATCCTACACCTTCTTAATGCTCCGCTCCGCTCATACGTTTCGATTTTCACAGCCTTGGCCCTACCTCATTACCTCCCTCTCTTGTCATCCCAGCCCTACCCTACACGACGGTCTGTCGCGGGCGAGATCTCCCGGAGCCTCCTCAGGAATCATACACTAATCACCACTACTGAGAACCTGGACCGCGTATTACAGGCTCTCAAGGTATTAATAAAGGAAGGCGTACAGCAAGGCGGAGGCTACCCTGGATCACAGCGAAGAGGCGAATCAGACGAGACAATCGAGGAACAAGGATGGTTGGCAAGAATAGTCCACTTGCTGCAGGCGCCAGACAACGACACTCAGCTCAAG CTCCTTCAAGCCACCCGCAAATCATACCTAGACGGCAACGAGAGGATCCGATACACATTCCCTGCCATCATTAGCTCCTCAATCCGTCTGGCACGGAAACTCAAATCTCGCGAGCACTACGATGACAACTGGCAGTCGCAATCATCCACACTCTACCGATTCATGCACCAATGCGTCAACAACTTGTATCAGCGCGTCAACCCCGGGTGTGCTGATCTAGCGTTGCGCCTCTTCGTAATGTGTGGTGAGGTAGCCGATCAGACTGGCTTTGAAGAATTCAGCTACGAATTCTTCGCCCAAGCCTTTACCATCTACGAAGATTCGATTAGCGACTCCCGAGCTCAGTTCCAAGCCGTCTGCATCATTGCCGGGGCTCTCCATGGTAGCAGGGGCTTCTCTAGAGAAAACTACGATACTCTTATCACTAAGGCTGCCCTTCACGGTAGCAAGCTTCTTAAGAAACCTGACCAATGTCGCGCGGTATACCTAGCTAGCCACCTCTGGTGGGTTATCGAGAACCCACAaagaggtgaagaagaccccAAGGAT CTTTACCGCGACGGCAAGCGTGTCCTCGAATGCCTTCAACGCGCCCTCCGCGTGGCAGACGCTTGCATGGACACCGCTGTTTCTGTGGAGCTTTTCGTCGAAATCCTCAACCGCTACGTATACTACTTTGACCAGCAAAACGAAAGTGTGACAATCAAGTACCTAAACGGCCTGATCGAGCTCATCCACTCAAATCTCCAGACAGACCAGGACGATCCCAACCCTGCGCTCGAGAATCCCAAGAAACATTTCTATCGTACGCTGGATTATATCCGCACGAGGGATTTTGAGGGGGTTGTTACGGAAGCGAGGTCCTAG